A window of Sphingobacterium sp. SRCM116780 contains these coding sequences:
- a CDS encoding energy transducer TonB produces MIKFKLSVLLIFISLTSFAQVQRLDHNFWLGKINYSIFETHNSSKSVNDTAYYKLYRAGNPKPIAREIKYVVKKNSRDTLKSGYYNTDENSIAFFQIAKNKPVVQRLYTQNSKGLLTLKTSYPTVAPPKSVQLMEAADPEIMDAPSIAASNQVFTQTIDVDAEYPGGLNAFRTYIANNIKYPKEAQENNVSGTIVVKFFVEVDGSVTNILLERKLGYGCDEEVMRVLKKMPKWKPGQLEGKPVRTIFRFPISFSSE; encoded by the coding sequence ATGATAAAATTTAAATTATCCGTACTGTTGATTTTTATCTCGTTAACCTCGTTTGCTCAGGTTCAGAGACTAGACCATAATTTTTGGTTGGGAAAAATTAATTATTCCATTTTCGAAACACATAATTCTTCTAAATCGGTCAATGATACCGCTTACTATAAACTGTATAGAGCTGGAAATCCAAAACCCATTGCTCGAGAGATTAAGTATGTTGTTAAAAAAAATAGTCGTGATACGTTAAAATCGGGTTACTACAATACGGATGAAAATAGTATCGCATTTTTTCAAATAGCCAAAAATAAGCCTGTTGTACAAAGGCTATATACACAAAATAGTAAAGGATTATTAACGCTTAAGACAAGTTACCCAACTGTTGCTCCGCCTAAATCTGTACAACTAATGGAAGCTGCAGATCCAGAAATAATGGATGCCCCATCTATAGCAGCTTCAAATCAGGTTTTTACGCAAACGATAGATGTAGACGCAGAATATCCTGGAGGTTTAAACGCATTTAGAACTTATATCGCGAATAACATTAAATATCCTAAAGAAGCGCAAGAAAATAATGTATCAGGTACAATAGTAGTCAAGTTTTTCGTAGAAGTTGATGGTTCTGTAACCAATATACTACTAGAAAGAAAATTAGGCTATGGTTGTGATGAAGAGGTTATGCGGGTTTTAAAGAAAATGCCCAAATGGAAACCAGGTCAATTAGAAGGGAAACCCGTTCGCACAATTTTTAGATTCCCGATAAGTTTTAGTAGTGAATAG
- a CDS encoding carboxypeptidase-like regulatory domain-containing protein — MRKQHYILNIENPCQIVQWDSMSKTESGKYCSHCSKNVVDFATLTDVEVIKYLDRTSGVICGRLTTEQLNRLLTIKQKSNNFQFSKILTALLILSATESSFATDKQLTPHEFVTEPNDKQSDNYIPTANKTLETDSLQKYISGKVIEEGTNRVVTLSSVFIKNTKISAQTDTLGNFKLQIPNDFVADTIILVVKHTGWERDTETIVYKKDLPITNLIINKTNPIVGEISIQVKRKWWMFWKKRYY, encoded by the coding sequence ATGAGAAAACAGCATTACATCTTAAATATTGAAAACCCTTGCCAGATTGTGCAATGGGATTCCATGTCAAAAACGGAAAGCGGAAAATATTGTTCTCACTGTTCAAAAAATGTTGTTGATTTCGCAACGTTAACAGACGTTGAAGTAATCAAGTATCTTGACCGTACTTCTGGAGTGATTTGTGGCAGATTAACAACAGAACAACTGAATCGGTTGTTAACGATTAAACAGAAAAGTAATAATTTTCAATTCAGCAAAATATTAACTGCTCTTTTAATTTTGAGTGCAACGGAAAGTTCATTTGCTACAGATAAACAGTTGACCCCACATGAATTTGTAACTGAACCTAATGATAAGCAATCAGACAACTATATACCAACAGCCAACAAAACTTTAGAAACAGATAGCTTGCAAAAGTACATTTCAGGAAAAGTCATCGAAGAGGGAACAAATAGAGTAGTAACACTTTCTTCCGTTTTTATTAAAAACACAAAAATTAGTGCACAAACAGATACCTTAGGAAATTTTAAACTTCAAATCCCCAACGATTTTGTTGCAGATACGATCATTTTAGTTGTAAAACATACGGGCTGGGAAAGGGATACAGAAACGATCGTTTATAAAAAAGATTTACCCATTACCAATCTCATTATTAACAAGACAAATCCAATAGTTGGCGAAATATCTATACAAGTAAAGAGAAAATGGTGGATGTTTTGGAAGAAAAGATATTACTAG
- a CDS encoding DKNYY domain-containing protein yields the protein MGSNKLTVAVLLSILITIIIFISCENKNWRELKCGLWMNTKGDIGFKTSRVIAMDEDIKYEDFYLTKFDFNENLPLKGIIDTLTFKNLGNTFYKDKNNIYHYYGMSDGGSFYIFDADYATFEILGDCYAKDKNNIYKMRDDGKSNLDYKTFKTITGPGCFAKDKNGYYSWGSKIEDQDLNDKEIKAAIQKLDEMR from the coding sequence ATGGGCAGTAATAAATTAACCGTTGCTGTTCTACTATCCATTTTAATAACGATAATTATTTTCATCAGCTGTGAAAATAAAAATTGGAGAGAATTGAAATGTGGACTTTGGATGAATACCAAAGGAGATATAGGATTTAAGACGAGCAGGGTAATTGCTATGGATGAGGATATAAAATATGAAGATTTTTACCTGACGAAATTTGATTTTAATGAAAATCTACCATTAAAGGGTATTATAGACACGTTGACCTTTAAAAATCTTGGAAATACATTTTATAAAGATAAGAATAACATCTACCACTATTATGGAATGTCTGACGGAGGAAGTTTTTACATTTTTGATGCTGACTATGCTACTTTCGAAATTCTGGGAGATTGTTATGCGAAGGATAAAAATAACATTTACAAGATGCGAGATGATGGAAAATCTAATCTCGATTATAAAACATTTAAAACAATTACAGGACCAGGGTGTTTCGCTAAAGATAAAAATGGTTATTATAGCTGGGGATCAAAAATTGAAGATCAAGACTTAAATGACAAAGAAATAAAAGCAGCAATCCAAAAGTTAGATGAAATGCGTTAA
- a CDS encoding vancomycin high temperature exclusion protein yields the protein MKKIKKYKNPFMYISLIGIMLVLGINFYVKSKTEDAIFSIVEDIPKTNVAIIFGAGINNDKPSKYLKDRLDAGISLYKQRKVDKILLSGDNGNDAHDELTVMKLYCYEHGIDSNKIYMDYAGFDSYSTMYRAKHIFNVDTAILVTQKYHLNRCIYLGDKLGVKSYGLSANNGDYKGYKYYALREYLSVFKAVLDVMRDRKPRFLEEEVNINGPSNYTKE from the coding sequence ATGAAAAAAATAAAAAAGTATAAAAACCCCTTCATGTATATTTCTTTGATAGGAATTATGCTGGTATTAGGGATTAACTTTTACGTGAAGTCTAAAACCGAAGATGCTATTTTTTCCATAGTTGAAGATATCCCTAAAACAAATGTCGCCATTATCTTTGGAGCGGGGATTAATAATGACAAACCAAGCAAGTATCTTAAAGACAGATTAGATGCAGGCATTTCGCTTTATAAACAGCGTAAAGTTGATAAAATTCTATTATCAGGAGATAATGGAAATGATGCACATGATGAATTAACCGTCATGAAGCTCTATTGTTATGAACACGGAATTGATTCCAATAAAATTTATATGGATTACGCAGGTTTTGATAGCTATTCGACGATGTACAGAGCCAAACATATCTTTAATGTTGATACTGCAATTTTAGTTACACAAAAATATCATCTGAATAGGTGTATTTATTTGGGCGATAAGTTAGGTGTAAAATCTTATGGACTTTCGGCGAATAATGGAGATTATAAAGGTTATAAATATTATGCACTAAGGGAATATCTTTCCGTTTTTAAAGCTGTTTTAGATGTGATGAGGGATAGAAAACCCCGATTCTTAGAGGAAGAGGTCAACATAAACGGCCCATCAAATTATACCAAAGAATAA
- a CDS encoding WG repeat-containing protein — MKKILLVVLTICSNYIFGQPHPIASKIAFNGLFFEEAMPYYEHRALVSIDGKYKYIDTMGNFLPYSFIRNSEFEVEKNFENGRAKVHNSNLKNIKYGYIDLSGKLIVDYQYDYATPFSDSLAVVKNNHFFGYIDIHGNAVLKNLNYDILTSFHENIAIVYNTGKTLSSDFLYGAINKKRELIIPLEFNRIDDFKEGYAIAQKEQGGQFGVIDKNGKFVIRPKYELLQSFSEGLAAFMKDDKWGFIDIKGNVIVKPIYDEVRDFSEGLAAVSFNDKYGFIDKKGNVVIDLKFNIAHDFLDGMALTSIEVQHEGRIKELYGFIDKKGDWYYQPIFKDARGFTDGFAAVKFDGQNKWQYITK; from the coding sequence ATGAAAAAAATACTACTCGTAGTCTTGACCATATGTTCCAATTACATTTTTGGGCAGCCTCATCCTATTGCCTCTAAAATTGCTTTCAATGGTCTGTTTTTTGAAGAGGCAATGCCTTATTATGAGCATAGAGCATTAGTATCAATTGATGGAAAATATAAGTATATAGATACTATGGGTAATTTTTTACCCTATTCTTTTATTCGAAACTCTGAATTTGAAGTTGAAAAAAATTTCGAAAATGGGAGGGCTAAAGTTCATAATAGCAATTTAAAAAACATTAAATACGGTTATATAGATCTATCCGGAAAACTAATCGTTGATTATCAATATGATTATGCGACCCCTTTTTCAGACTCTTTAGCGGTAGTCAAAAATAACCACTTTTTTGGTTATATAGATATACACGGAAATGCCGTATTAAAAAATTTGAATTACGATATTTTGACTTCTTTTCACGAAAATATTGCAATCGTATACAATACGGGGAAAACATTGTCATCTGACTTTCTTTATGGTGCTATTAACAAAAAAAGAGAACTTATCATTCCACTTGAGTTTAATAGAATAGATGACTTTAAAGAGGGCTATGCAATAGCCCAAAAAGAACAGGGTGGTCAGTTCGGCGTGATCGATAAAAATGGAAAATTTGTCATTCGACCAAAATATGAATTATTGCAATCTTTTTCGGAAGGACTAGCCGCATTTATGAAAGATGATAAATGGGGATTTATAGATATTAAAGGAAATGTAATCGTGAAACCAATTTATGATGAGGTAAGAGATTTTTCGGAAGGTTTAGCTGCTGTATCGTTTAACGACAAATATGGGTTTATCGATAAAAAAGGGAATGTCGTTATCGATTTGAAATTTAATATTGCACATGATTTTTTAGATGGGATGGCATTGACATCAATAGAAGTGCAGCATGAAGGCCGAATAAAAGAACTTTATGGTTTTATTGATAAAAAAGGGGACTGGTACTACCAACCAATTTTTAAAGACGCAAGAGGTTTTACGGATGGTTTTGCTGCTGTAAAGTTTGACGGACAAAATAAATGGCAATACATTACTAAATAA
- a CDS encoding M15 family metallopeptidase, protein MKKYWYPLLIFVICPLSTIFAQQKLPKGFSYVKEVIPHIHYDLRYYGSHNFVGEEINGYESPVLILSTAATNALKKVEKNLNEQGMGLKIFDAYRPQKAVTHFKKWATEIRDTIAKQEFYPKLDKRNLFKLGYIANKSGHSRGSTVDLTVITLKDNEELDMGSPFDFFGDISHYSSPKITLAQKKNRALLKTMMEKYGFKGYDKEWWHFTLKEEPYQKTYFDFNVK, encoded by the coding sequence ATGAAAAAGTATTGGTATCCGCTATTGATTTTCGTTATCTGTCCACTTTCTACAATTTTTGCACAACAGAAATTACCGAAGGGTTTTAGTTATGTCAAAGAAGTAATCCCCCATATCCATTATGATCTACGTTATTATGGTTCGCATAATTTCGTTGGAGAAGAAATCAATGGATATGAATCACCTGTCCTTATCTTAAGCACTGCTGCAACAAATGCTCTAAAAAAAGTGGAGAAAAACCTGAACGAACAAGGAATGGGGCTTAAAATTTTTGATGCTTATCGTCCTCAAAAAGCTGTTACTCATTTTAAAAAATGGGCAACGGAGATTCGCGACACCATAGCCAAACAAGAGTTTTATCCTAAACTTGATAAGCGGAATTTATTTAAATTAGGTTATATCGCAAATAAATCTGGACATAGTAGGGGAAGCACAGTAGATCTAACAGTTATTACACTGAAAGATAATGAAGAGCTAGATATGGGTAGCCCTTTTGATTTCTTTGGAGATATTTCTCATTATAGTAGCCCAAAGATTACTTTAGCACAGAAAAAAAATAGAGCACTATTAAAAACAATGATGGAAAAATATGGTTTTAAAGGCTATGACAAGGAATGGTGGCATTTCACATTAAAAGAAGAGCCTTATCAAAAAACATATTTTGATTTTAATGTAAAATAA
- a CDS encoding mechanosensitive ion channel domain-containing protein, giving the protein MKYFKYLLVLLLQLSFLQDILPQTKPDSLQVKQNVSTGKGNRNQPGTTYSDNKSPSQLVDTSRTQSYRRDNKSRRETGDTTRTQSSPRRDSIRADLKKINTKYIENIRAAALENEAIRKRNIQTQFVEKVNSFSAATPTDSIAPWTAYARSQISDLNSFQSSLASYNRSLNNTLTQLKDFRTKYAISTSSTRLNTYLTTAEQQVQSKIDSLKNSVSITNDNLKAYYGLSKNVKETAAKLPTVERVVSDSTKAKSSLWKAQNTAVTKEKIISNLKNNFQKSKSIDTYVNKTAWTSRILLVILVFAYLYWIISTAYILNKHNNSTSDTTTRLNFWTPIGKAFILLLTLLPLVSIVTPTVVIQGIQLLIMCLFVIILRKKFTVNQGKIIGLLLLFYIFDVFVNSVASEDLIFRILCIIFNLIALFIVFYLKRTIKDPSAAGYTQLPVFIIFTLLNVAAIFLNILGYVDHSRSFSIAAAVGLMQSFTLTFFVRMIKNDVKNQFTRNRIRKGFWLRFNEIRALKSTGDVLKFLCFLLSTIVLANNLQFAAILAAAVSKFLSTAHHFGGASFTFGNLVLAVIILTAANWFQKNLNLLLIGGENGTISKDYDQKMTLFPLFRLIIIVIGFFIAVSALGLSLDKLTVIIGALSVGIGLGMQNIINNFVSGIILVFDKPFRVGDQIELMDKKGRVKEIGIRASVLNTGDGADVIIPNGDLLSGRVVNWTLSSNYARTSFVVQVDRSADLDVSKSWIREAIEKSTYSVAELGATISVQDISEEMIYLNIGCWITNSTNSGGFKSDVLIALDIRFKREGLKFFSIIPPK; this is encoded by the coding sequence GTGAAATATTTTAAGTATTTATTGGTCTTATTATTACAATTATCCTTTCTTCAGGATATTTTACCTCAAACCAAACCAGATTCTTTACAAGTAAAGCAAAATGTGTCTACAGGTAAGGGCAATCGTAACCAGCCTGGAACAACTTATAGTGACAATAAATCTCCGTCTCAACTTGTGGATACAAGTCGTACACAATCCTATCGTCGAGATAATAAATCCCGACGAGAAACTGGAGATACAACCCGTACGCAGTCAAGCCCTCGTCGAGACAGCATACGTGCTGATTTGAAAAAAATCAATACCAAGTATATTGAAAATATTCGTGCCGCTGCTTTGGAGAATGAGGCGATACGTAAACGAAATATTCAGACACAATTTGTTGAAAAAGTAAATAGTTTTTCAGCAGCTACTCCTACAGATTCTATTGCACCTTGGACCGCTTATGCACGGTCACAAATCTCTGATTTAAATTCCTTTCAAAGTAGCTTAGCAAGTTATAATCGCAGTCTTAACAATACCCTGACGCAATTAAAAGATTTTAGAACAAAATATGCAATAAGTACCTCCAGTACACGATTAAACACGTATTTAACGACTGCTGAACAGCAAGTACAAAGCAAAATAGATTCTTTAAAAAACTCTGTTTCGATTACCAATGATAATTTGAAAGCTTATTATGGTCTTTCTAAGAATGTGAAAGAAACTGCTGCTAAATTACCTACAGTCGAACGTGTCGTCTCTGACTCTACCAAAGCAAAAAGCTCTTTGTGGAAAGCGCAGAATACGGCAGTTACAAAAGAAAAAATCATCAGTAATTTAAAAAATAACTTTCAAAAGAGTAAATCCATAGATACGTATGTCAATAAAACCGCTTGGACAAGTAGAATTCTATTGGTCATTTTGGTCTTCGCTTATTTATACTGGATTATCTCCACGGCTTATATTCTGAATAAGCATAATAATAGCACAAGTGACACAACGACAAGACTTAATTTTTGGACACCTATTGGTAAAGCATTTATTTTGCTGCTTACACTTTTACCTTTAGTTTCTATTGTAACACCTACAGTAGTCATTCAAGGAATACAGCTACTCATTATGTGTCTCTTTGTGATCATATTGAGAAAGAAGTTTACGGTGAATCAAGGTAAAATTATAGGTCTGCTCCTTCTTTTTTATATTTTCGATGTATTTGTAAACTCGGTTGCAAGCGAAGATCTCATCTTTAGAATTCTCTGTATCATTTTTAATCTTATCGCTCTTTTTATTGTCTTCTATTTGAAAAGAACAATTAAGGATCCGAGTGCAGCAGGTTACACACAACTTCCTGTATTTATCATTTTTACGCTATTAAATGTAGCCGCTATCTTCTTAAATATATTGGGTTATGTTGATCATTCTCGAAGTTTTAGTATTGCAGCAGCGGTAGGGTTGATGCAGTCCTTTACCTTAACTTTTTTTGTACGCATGATCAAGAACGATGTTAAGAACCAATTTACTAGAAATAGAATTAGAAAAGGTTTTTGGCTTCGATTTAATGAGATTCGTGCATTGAAAAGTACAGGAGATGTTTTGAAATTTCTGTGCTTTTTACTGTCGACAATTGTCTTAGCCAATAATTTACAATTCGCGGCGATATTAGCGGCCGCTGTTTCTAAATTTTTAAGCACCGCACATCATTTTGGAGGTGCCAGTTTCACATTTGGGAATCTCGTACTGGCAGTTATTATTCTGACTGCGGCAAACTGGTTTCAAAAGAACCTGAATTTACTCTTGATCGGAGGGGAGAATGGTACGATCAGTAAAGATTACGATCAGAAGATGACACTTTTCCCTTTATTTAGGTTAATTATTATTGTCATTGGTTTCTTTATAGCTGTATCCGCTTTAGGTCTAAGCTTAGATAAGTTAACCGTTATTATAGGTGCACTAAGTGTTGGTATTGGTTTAGGGATGCAGAATATCATCAATAACTTTGTATCGGGAATTATTTTGGTTTTTGATAAACCCTTTCGTGTAGGAGATCAGATTGAATTGATGGATAAAAAAGGCCGTGTTAAAGAAATAGGTATTCGTGCGAGTGTATTAAATACTGGAGATGGAGCAGATGTTATCATCCCGAATGGCGATTTATTATCCGGAAGAGTTGTCAACTGGACACTATCGAGTAACTATGCAAGAACGAGTTTTGTTGTTCAAGTGGATCGCAGTGCTGACTTGGACGTTTCGAAATCCTGGATTAGAGAAGCGATAGAAAAGAGCACCTATAGTGTAGCTGAATTAGGAGCAACAATCTCGGTACAGGATATTAGTGAAGAGATGATCTATTTAAATATTGGTTGTTGGATTACGAATTCGACCAATAGTGGTGGATTTAAAAGCGATGTCTTAATCGCATTAGATATACGTTTCAAAAGGGAAGGATTGAAGTTCTTCAGTATTATTCCTCCAAAATAA
- a CDS encoding TIM-barrel domain-containing protein gives MYKQHRKVMFALAFPLMVSLAQVQANSKMDGIEKQTNPALTIVSAKKINATTIEVLFSNNQRLTFDFYGDHIFRLFQDNAGGILRNPEASPAAEILVSNPRKAVPYLNLADANNQITIATDKITILIDKSTNLLKVVNQKNKNESVVFTKPIQFEKGKVTLSLQENPEEYFYGGGVQNGRFSHKGKAIAIENQNSWTDGGVASPTPYYWSTKGYGFMWYTFKPGKYDFGLKEKGQVQLTHDTPYLDVFFMINEGAVPLLNDFYQLTGNPILLPKFGFYQGHLNAYNRDYWKEDEKGILFEDGKRYKESQKENGGIKESLNGELNNYQFSARAVIDRYKKNDMPFGWLLPNDGYGAGYGQTETLDGNIANLKSLGDYARKNGVEIGLWTQSDLHPKPEVSALLQRDIVKEVRDAGVRVLKTDVAWVGAGYSFGLNGVADVGHIIPYYGNDARPFTISLDGWAGTQRYAGIWSGDQTGGVWEYIRFHIPTYLGSGLSGQPNITSDMDGIFGGKNTAVNIRDFQWKTFTPMELNMDGWGSNEKYPQALGESATSINRNYLKLKSELIPYAYSIAKEAITGLPMIRALFLAYPNAYTQGTATQYQYLYGPSFLVAPIYQATKSDDKGNDVRNGIYLPEGTWIDYFTGDKFEGNTILNNFDAPIWKLPLFIKSGAIIPMTNPNNNVQEINKGLRIYEIYPAGKTSFTAYDDDGISEAYKFGKGASTFIESTLDIKNKVTVSVEPTVGEFEGFIKDKQTEFRINVTAKPKKITAAIGKNKLKLVEVKSLAELANQENVYFYDAAPNMNRFATKGSEFEKQIITKNPLVYIKLAVTDITANAVNVSVEGFQFAPVDRFRVSIGKMSTPQNAVVTDENKGAYTLTPSWNKVDHADYYEIDFNNMHYTTIKDNSLLFEGLTPETAYSFKLRAVNKEGVSDWTEIKSVTKTNPLEFAIHGIKGEISAENQEGSEMDKLLDFDEGNMWHTAWGKKAIPFDMILDLKSVNQLDKFHYLPRTGRGNGILLKGQVYYSADKENWTSAGAFEWVNNEDIKIFNFANHPTARYVKLAITEGVGGFGSGRELYVFKVPGTESYIPGDINNDRLIDRNDLTSYTNYTGLKKGDADFEGYVSNGDINKNDLIDAYDIAVVATQLDGGVNDTKIEKIAGQISLSTSKQSFKKDEIIEITVKGKNLKSVYGLSFGLPYQSQDYEFVSVQPLAVKGMENLTNDRLHTSGEKVLYPTFIHVGEQAGITGNEDLFVLKLKAKRDVKFTLKAVQGFLVDKNLNTVKF, from the coding sequence ATGTATAAACAACACAGAAAGGTTATGTTTGCTTTAGCATTTCCTTTAATGGTTAGTCTTGCTCAAGTTCAAGCCAATTCTAAAATGGATGGCATTGAAAAGCAAACAAATCCAGCGTTAACTATTGTCAGTGCTAAAAAAATAAATGCCACGACAATAGAGGTTCTGTTTTCCAATAATCAACGCTTAACGTTCGATTTTTATGGAGATCATATTTTTAGATTATTTCAAGATAATGCAGGTGGTATTCTCCGCAATCCTGAAGCCAGCCCTGCTGCTGAAATACTTGTCTCAAATCCAAGAAAGGCTGTTCCGTATCTAAACCTTGCTGATGCCAACAATCAAATAACGATTGCAACAGATAAGATCACTATTCTGATCGACAAAAGCACAAATTTGCTTAAAGTTGTTAATCAAAAAAATAAAAATGAGTCTGTCGTATTTACAAAACCTATTCAGTTTGAAAAAGGAAAAGTAACCTTGAGCCTGCAAGAAAATCCTGAAGAGTATTTTTATGGTGGAGGTGTTCAGAATGGACGTTTTTCTCACAAGGGGAAAGCGATAGCTATAGAAAATCAAAATAGTTGGACAGATGGCGGAGTAGCTTCTCCGACGCCTTATTATTGGTCAACCAAAGGCTATGGTTTTATGTGGTACACCTTTAAACCTGGAAAATATGACTTTGGATTGAAAGAAAAAGGGCAGGTTCAGTTAACACACGATACCCCATATTTAGATGTCTTCTTTATGATCAACGAGGGTGCTGTTCCACTATTAAATGATTTTTATCAATTGACAGGAAATCCTATTTTACTTCCAAAATTTGGTTTTTATCAAGGACATCTGAACGCCTATAATCGTGATTATTGGAAGGAAGATGAGAAAGGAATTTTGTTCGAAGATGGAAAACGATATAAAGAAAGTCAAAAAGAAAATGGGGGTATTAAGGAATCCTTAAATGGTGAATTGAATAATTACCAATTTTCAGCCCGTGCTGTCATTGATCGTTATAAAAAGAATGACATGCCATTTGGTTGGTTATTGCCTAATGATGGTTACGGAGCAGGCTATGGACAAACAGAAACATTAGATGGTAATATTGCGAATCTCAAAAGCTTAGGGGATTATGCGCGTAAAAATGGAGTGGAGATTGGTTTGTGGACACAGTCTGATTTACACCCAAAACCAGAAGTAAGTGCTTTATTGCAACGTGATATTGTGAAGGAAGTAAGAGATGCGGGAGTTCGTGTATTGAAGACAGATGTTGCTTGGGTTGGTGCAGGTTATTCCTTTGGTTTAAATGGAGTTGCAGATGTAGGTCATATTATTCCTTATTATGGCAATGATGCGAGACCATTTACCATTTCATTAGACGGTTGGGCAGGTACGCAGCGTTATGCTGGAATATGGTCAGGTGATCAGACAGGTGGTGTTTGGGAATATATTCGTTTTCATATCCCTACTTATCTTGGATCTGGTTTGTCTGGTCAACCCAATATTACCTCAGATATGGATGGTATTTTTGGCGGAAAAAATACAGCGGTCAATATTCGTGATTTCCAATGGAAAACATTTACCCCAATGGAACTGAATATGGATGGATGGGGATCAAATGAAAAATATCCACAAGCATTGGGAGAATCTGCTACTTCGATCAATCGGAATTACTTGAAGTTAAAGTCTGAGTTAATACCTTATGCCTATAGTATTGCTAAGGAAGCTATAACTGGATTGCCAATGATTCGCGCATTATTTTTAGCATATCCAAACGCCTATACACAAGGAACAGCAACCCAATATCAATATTTATATGGTCCTTCTTTTTTAGTTGCTCCAATCTATCAAGCGACAAAATCGGATGATAAGGGAAATGATGTACGTAATGGCATCTATCTTCCTGAAGGTACTTGGATTGATTATTTTACAGGAGACAAATTTGAAGGAAATACTATACTGAATAATTTTGATGCCCCGATTTGGAAATTACCCTTATTTATAAAAAGTGGTGCTATTATTCCAATGACAAATCCCAACAATAATGTTCAGGAAATAAATAAAGGGTTACGTATTTACGAAATTTATCCTGCAGGAAAGACATCGTTCACAGCATATGATGATGATGGAATTTCTGAAGCTTATAAATTTGGAAAAGGAGCATCTACTTTCATTGAGTCTACACTGGATATAAAAAATAAAGTAACGGTGTCTGTGGAACCAACTGTTGGTGAATTTGAAGGATTCATTAAAGATAAACAAACGGAATTTAGAATTAATGTTACGGCAAAACCTAAAAAAATAACGGCTGCTATTGGCAAGAATAAACTGAAGCTGGTGGAAGTAAAATCTTTAGCAGAACTGGCGAATCAAGAGAATGTTTATTTCTATGATGCTGCTCCTAATATGAATAGATTTGCTACGAAAGGAAGCGAATTTGAAAAACAGATCATCACCAAAAACCCATTGGTATATATCAAATTAGCAGTTACCGATATTACAGCAAATGCAGTAAATGTATCAGTGGAGGGGTTTCAATTTGCTCCTGTTGACCGCTTTCGAGTTTCTATAGGTAAAATGTCAACACCTCAAAATGCAGTTGTTACAGACGAAAATAAAGGCGCTTATACATTAACACCTTCGTGGAATAAAGTAGATCATGCAGATTATTATGAAATTGATTTTAATAATATGCATTATACAACCATTAAAGATAATTCCTTACTCTTTGAAGGGTTAACACCTGAGACGGCTTATTCATTCAAATTGCGAGCAGTTAATAAAGAAGGAGTTTCCGATTGGACTGAAATTAAATCGGTAACAAAAACAAACCCATTAGAGTTCGCTATTCATGGAATCAAAGGAGAGATATCTGCAGAGAATCAAGAGGGCTCAGAAATGGATAAATTACTTGATTTTGATGAAGGAAACATGTGGCATACAGCATGGGGTAAAAAAGCTATTCCATTTGATATGATCTTAGATCTGAAATCTGTCAATCAACTGGATAAGTTTCATTATTTACCTAGAACAGGAAGAGGTAATGGTATTTTATTGAAAGGACAAGTATACTACAGTGCCGATAAAGAAAATTGGACTAGTGCTGGTGCTTTTGAGTGGGTGAATAATGAGGATATAAAGATCTTCAACTTTGCGAATCACCCAACAGCACGTTATGTCAAATTGGCGATTACGGAAGGTGTAGGCGGATTTGGTTCTGGTCGTGAATTATATGTATTCAAAGTACCAGGTACAGAAAGTTATATTCCTGGAGATATCAATAACGATCGATTGATTGATCGAAATGATTTGACATCTTATACGAACTATACAGGTTTGAAAAAAGGTGATGCTGATTTTGAAGGATATGTGAGTAATGGTGACATTAATAAAAATGATTTAATTGATGCTTATGATATCGCTGTTGTAGCAACACAGTTAGACGGTGGAGTCAATGACACTAAAATTGAAAAAATTGCTGGTCAAATCAGTTTGTCTACTTCAAAACAAAGCTTTAAGAAAGATGAAATCATCGAAATTACGGTGAAAGGTAAAAATCTGAAATCTGTTTATGGGCTAAGTTTTGGATTACCTTATCAATCGCAGGATTATGAGTTTGTATCTGTACAACCTTTAGCTGTAAAAGGTATGGAAAATCTGACGAATGACCGTTTGCATACCAGTGGTGAAAAAGTGTTATATCCAACTTTTATACACGTAGGGGAGCAAGCAGGAATAACAGGAAATGAAGATTTATTCGTTTTGAAATTAAAAGCAAAACGAGATGTTAAATTTACATTGAAGGCTGTTCAAGGATTTTTAGTGGATAAAAATCTGAATACAGTGAAATTCTAA